The following coding sequences lie in one Miscanthus floridulus cultivar M001 chromosome 9, ASM1932011v1, whole genome shotgun sequence genomic window:
- the LOC136479075 gene encoding E3 ubiquitin-protein ligase RING1-like: MVLYGLNRKRARVPTSSDDAIQGLLREARAGDAGMPEECAVCLQDFDADAKETLKVMPCSHAFHPDCIFSWLRVKAVCPLCRHALPTQQHKDPDFEDEDDSDEDDSDSDEDDTASDEDNAVNHQEESTPAVTDPEGP, encoded by the coding sequence ATGGTTTTATACGGCCTCAACCGCAAGCGTGCTCGAGTCCCCACCTCCAGCGATGATGCCATCCAGGGTCTGCTGCGGGAGGCGAGGGCCGGCGACGCGGGGATGCCGGAGGAGTGCGCCGTGTGTCTGCAGGATTTCGACGCGGACGCCAAGGAGACACTCAAGGTGATGCCGTGCTCCCACGCCTTCCATCCGGACTGTATCTTCAGCTGGCTCCGGGTTAAAGCAGTCTGCCCGCTGTGTCGTCACGCCCTGCCCACGCAGCAGCATAAAGACCCAGACTTTGAGGACGAAGACGACTCCGACGAAgacgactccgactccgacgaagACGACACTGCCTCCGACGAAGACAACGCCGTAAATCATCAGGAGGAGAGCACACCGGCGGTGACAGATCCAGAGGGGCCCTAA